From the genome of Sphingobacterium kitahiroshimense, one region includes:
- a CDS encoding DUF3127 domain-containing protein — protein sequence MEIRGKVHEIGATQQVTESFKKRDIIVAYAENPQFVEYIRFEATQDRTSIFDGLTVGEEIEVSFNLRGRPWTNKEGVTTYFNSLVAWRVTKLANTAASAPAPGYAEMPAPVDLSGSNDDDDLPF from the coding sequence ATGGAAATTAGAGGAAAAGTACACGAAATAGGTGCTACGCAACAAGTAACAGAGTCATTTAAGAAGCGTGATATAATCGTGGCTTACGCTGAAAATCCGCAGTTTGTTGAATATATTCGCTTTGAAGCTACTCAAGACAGAACATCAATTTTTGATGGTTTGACTGTAGGTGAAGAAATTGAAGTTTCTTTCAATTTACGTGGTCGTCCTTGGACAAATAAAGAAGGTGTAACAACATACTTCAATTCATTAGTTGCTTGGAGAGTTACTAAATTAGCAAATACTGCTGCTTCAGCTCCTGCTCCAGGTTATGCTGAAATGCCAGCTCCAGTTGATTTATCAGGATCAAATGACGACGACGATTTACCTTTCTAG
- a CDS encoding acyltransferase: MTEKLSYISVLRIIATIAVIAIHASSGYLNSTDIAGFDWKYANLINSFTRFSVPIFVMLSGALLLTKEEHTGQFYKKRLLKIFYPFLFWTIIYFFYNTNVLELNIDQLISTLVYRLKNGANAHLWYLYMIMGLYLAIPFLQKIVKHSSMRELEIFLVLWFITLFIFNKNFSTYLPKFDLTFFSSYTGYLILGYYLKVKDFSGIKWWCLFLFIMAALGTAYFTYEMSLSAHEFRPLLYGYLSPNTVLIATGIFIFIKTISRDLKLPQWALWIDQYSFGIYLCHILILNYVHPILPVGTFLKIPLVTFVTLAISIMLIYGIRKIPFGKYISG, from the coding sequence ATGACCGAAAAACTCAGCTATATCAGTGTCCTTCGAATTATTGCTACCATTGCAGTCATCGCGATACACGCATCTTCTGGTTACTTAAATAGTACTGATATAGCTGGGTTTGACTGGAAATATGCAAATCTGATAAATAGTTTCACTCGATTCTCTGTCCCCATATTTGTGATGCTTTCTGGGGCTCTCCTGCTGACGAAAGAAGAACATACAGGACAGTTTTATAAAAAAAGACTCCTTAAGATTTTTTATCCCTTTCTTTTTTGGACTATTATTTACTTTTTTTATAACACGAATGTGCTGGAATTAAATATAGACCAATTGATCTCTACATTGGTCTATAGACTCAAAAACGGTGCGAACGCACATCTTTGGTATCTCTATATGATCATGGGTCTATACCTTGCTATTCCTTTTCTTCAAAAGATCGTAAAGCATTCATCTATGAGAGAACTGGAGATTTTTTTAGTTTTATGGTTTATAACGCTGTTTATATTCAACAAAAACTTTTCAACCTATCTACCAAAATTCGATCTTACATTTTTTTCGAGTTATACAGGGTACTTGATCTTAGGTTATTATTTGAAGGTAAAAGATTTTAGTGGGATAAAATGGTGGTGTTTGTTTTTATTTATCATGGCTGCATTGGGAACAGCTTATTTTACTTATGAAATGAGTTTAAGCGCACATGAATTTCGTCCACTTTTATACGGTTATTTGTCACCGAATACAGTCCTGATTGCTACCGGTATATTTATATTCATCAAAACAATATCGCGTGATCTAAAACTTCCCCAGTGGGCATTATGGATCGATCAATATAGTTTTGGAATATATCTCTGCCATATCCTGATTTTAAATTATGTACATCCGATATTACCCGTGGGCACATTTTTAAAGATTCCTTTAGTAACTTTTGTTACACTTGCCATCAGTATTATGCTTATATACGGTATTCGCAAAATTCCTTTTGGCAAATACATTTCTGGTTAA
- a CDS encoding MFS transporter, whose protein sequence is MNKGIIALAFGGLAIGMTEFSMMGILPDIAKDLNIDIPTAAHLIALYAIGVVVGAPTLVLLSGKYPPKNVLLFLMVLFFIFNGLFAISPTHFTMQLSRFMSGLPHGAFFGVGSVVAARLAPKGKEAQAISIMFTGMTIANLAGVPLGTYIGHHYSWRITYGVISVLGLLTFLMIYLWLPKIESSKQNNIIAQVSFFKKQEAWLLMAIIAIGTGGLFAWISYIAPLVTNVSGLDPNRVPIIMILIGIGMFFGNLLGGKMADTISPTKAAIASFSAMAICLVFVYFVSPFQWSAYIMAFITGLVSFTIGPPTQMMLIRTAKGAETLAAAGGQAAFNLGNTLGAYLGGIPITYGLMYNTPSLVGVGMATIGALLACVFLVQFVQKNRIPSAD, encoded by the coding sequence ATGAATAAAGGAATTATTGCATTGGCATTTGGAGGTCTCGCTATAGGAATGACAGAATTTTCTATGATGGGAATCTTACCAGACATCGCAAAAGACTTAAATATCGATATTCCAACAGCTGCCCATTTAATAGCACTTTATGCTATCGGTGTTGTTGTTGGTGCCCCTACATTAGTACTATTATCTGGAAAATACCCTCCTAAAAACGTTTTACTTTTTTTAATGGTTCTATTTTTCATTTTCAATGGATTATTTGCTATATCTCCTACCCATTTTACCATGCAACTTTCCAGATTTATGTCCGGTTTGCCACATGGAGCTTTCTTTGGTGTAGGTTCTGTTGTTGCAGCTAGATTAGCTCCTAAAGGTAAAGAGGCGCAGGCAATATCGATTATGTTTACAGGTATGACGATTGCTAATTTAGCAGGTGTGCCTTTAGGAACATATATCGGACATCATTACTCTTGGCGCATTACCTATGGTGTCATCAGTGTACTAGGCCTCCTGACATTTTTAATGATTTATCTTTGGTTACCAAAAATTGAATCTTCTAAACAAAACAATATTATAGCACAGGTAAGTTTTTTCAAAAAGCAAGAAGCATGGCTACTGATGGCAATTATTGCAATCGGAACTGGAGGTCTTTTTGCCTGGATCAGCTATATTGCTCCATTGGTTACAAATGTATCTGGACTTGACCCTAATCGTGTGCCTATTATTATGATTTTAATCGGTATAGGTATGTTTTTTGGAAATTTATTGGGTGGAAAAATGGCTGATACCATCTCTCCGACAAAAGCGGCTATTGCTAGTTTTAGTGCTATGGCGATATGTTTAGTCTTTGTTTATTTTGTTTCACCATTTCAATGGTCAGCATACATTATGGCCTTTATTACGGGTTTGGTTTCTTTTACAATAGGTCCACCTACACAGATGATGTTGATCCGGACTGCTAAAGGTGCTGAAACTTTGGCTGCAGCGGGTGGTCAGGCAGCATTCAACTTGGGTAATACTTTAGGAGCCTATTTAGGAGGTATACCCATTACATATGGCTTAATGTATAATACTCCTTCTTTAGTAGGTGTTGGTATGGCCACTATAGGCGCTTTACTTGCTTGTGTATTCTTGGTTCAATTTGTACAAAAGAACAGAATCCCAAGTGCAGATTAA
- a CDS encoding fumarate hydratase gives MIPFLNKLKNIKAYLFLAMGMLLLFGSCKFNSEMQSEGASYLQGEWKQDSIADQDQMLQYTLTDFRFTCDSIYARMYVHAKTKQISDSCYNNGSWIEYAKGIYVVRGDSVIVDGIYVKENGKQKVSGCYRQGQYLPRFKVAFHSKDSLVLENKYDQRPIILRKTKDVICVPQKRWQ, from the coding sequence ATGATTCCATTTTTAAATAAATTAAAAAATATCAAAGCATACCTATTTTTAGCAATGGGTATGCTTTTGCTATTTGGAAGTTGCAAATTCAATTCGGAAATGCAATCTGAGGGTGCTAGTTATTTGCAAGGGGAATGGAAACAAGACAGTATTGCCGACCAAGATCAAATGTTGCAATATACGCTCACAGATTTCCGTTTTACCTGTGACTCCATTTATGCACGCATGTATGTCCATGCTAAAACAAAGCAGATATCAGATAGCTGTTATAATAATGGGTCTTGGATCGAATATGCTAAAGGTATTTATGTTGTACGTGGTGACAGTGTCATTGTCGATGGTATATACGTCAAAGAAAATGGCAAACAAAAAGTATCTGGCTGCTATCGCCAAGGTCAATATTTACCAAGGTTTAAAGTTGCTTTCCACTCTAAAGATTCTCTAGTATTAGAAAATAAATATGATCAGCGTCCTATCATATTACGTAAAACAAAGGATGTAATTTGTGTCCCGCAGAAACGCTGGCAATAA
- the fumC gene encoding class II fumarate hydratase: MSFRIEKDTMGEVQVPADKYWGAQTERSRNNFKIGPAASMPHEIIEGFAYLKKAAAYANAELGVLPIEKRDAIAAVCDEILAGKLDDQFPLVIWQTGSGTQSNMNLNEVIANRAQVLAGFKIGEGEPVLKANDDVNKSQSSNDTYPTGMHIAAYKAVVEVTIPGVEKLRDTLAKKSAEFMNVVKIGRTHLMDATPLTLGQELSGYVAQLNYGIKAVKNTLAHLAEVALGGTAVGTGLNTPAGYDVLVAKYIAEFTGHPFITAENKFEALAAHDAIVESHGSLKQLAVSLNKIANDIRMLASGPRSGIGEIIIPENEPGSSIMPGKVNPTQCEALTMVAAQVMGNDVAITIGGTQGHYELNVFKPLMASNFLQSARLIGDACVSFEEHCASGIEPNYARIKELVDNSLMLVTALNTKIGYYKSAEIAQTAHKNNSTLKETAIALGYVTAAEFDEWVKPEEMVGSLK, translated from the coding sequence ATGTCATTTAGAATAGAAAAAGATACCATGGGTGAAGTTCAAGTACCTGCAGATAAATACTGGGGTGCTCAAACAGAACGTTCACGCAATAATTTCAAAATTGGTCCTGCTGCATCTATGCCACATGAAATTATCGAAGGTTTTGCTTACTTGAAAAAAGCTGCTGCTTATGCTAATGCTGAATTAGGTGTATTACCTATTGAGAAACGTGATGCTATTGCTGCAGTTTGTGATGAGATCTTAGCTGGTAAATTGGACGATCAATTTCCATTGGTAATCTGGCAAACAGGTTCGGGAACTCAATCTAACATGAATTTAAATGAAGTAATTGCAAACCGTGCTCAGGTATTAGCTGGTTTCAAAATTGGAGAAGGTGAGCCTGTGTTAAAAGCGAATGATGATGTGAACAAATCACAATCTTCTAATGACACCTACCCTACTGGAATGCACATAGCGGCCTATAAAGCAGTTGTTGAAGTAACAATTCCTGGTGTTGAAAAACTACGTGATACATTAGCAAAAAAATCTGCTGAATTCATGAATGTTGTTAAAATTGGCCGTACTCACTTAATGGATGCAACTCCTTTAACATTGGGTCAAGAATTATCAGGCTATGTAGCACAGTTGAATTATGGTATCAAAGCTGTTAAAAATACTTTAGCGCATTTGGCAGAAGTAGCATTAGGTGGTACTGCAGTTGGTACGGGATTAAATACACCTGCTGGATATGATGTTCTGGTAGCAAAATATATCGCTGAATTTACTGGTCATCCTTTCATTACTGCTGAGAATAAATTCGAAGCTTTAGCTGCGCATGATGCCATTGTTGAATCACACGGATCATTAAAACAATTAGCAGTTTCGTTAAATAAAATTGCTAACGATATCCGCATGTTGGCTTCTGGTCCTCGCTCTGGTATTGGTGAAATTATTATTCCTGAAAATGAACCTGGTTCTTCGATCATGCCTGGAAAAGTTAACCCTACTCAATGTGAGGCTTTAACAATGGTTGCTGCTCAGGTAATGGGTAATGATGTAGCTATTACTATCGGTGGTACTCAAGGTCACTATGAATTGAATGTATTCAAACCTTTAATGGCGTCTAACTTTTTACAATCAGCTCGATTAATCGGAGATGCTTGTGTATCATTTGAAGAGCACTGTGCAAGTGGTATTGAACCAAATTATGCTCGTATTAAAGAATTAGTTGATAACTCTTTGATGTTGGTAACGGCTTTGAATACTAAAATAGGCTACTACAAATCGGCAGAAATTGCACAGACAGCACATAAAAATAACTCGACATTAAAAGAAACGGCTATTGCATTAGGATATGTAACTGCTGCAGAATTTGACGAGTGGGTAAAACCTGAAGAAATGGTAGGTAGCTTAAAATAA